One part of the Schistocerca piceifrons isolate TAMUIC-IGC-003096 chromosome 2, iqSchPice1.1, whole genome shotgun sequence genome encodes these proteins:
- the LOC124775454 gene encoding uncharacterized protein LOC124775454 — translation MSDSQETLYKCEECSSEFKMRKNLYAHMRKVHELDIHVSKKGKGSELCPQCGIAFMRCSSLKRHQITVHSMKSEENSRKCHIICPQCSLTFLTYDTLRTHIQENHDVSFECQEIEFGCLADFEEWKISYEKVNHVRYVMNCSEQERLEKRVRYYHCHRSFNFNSKGTGARCVKSMGTNKIGITCPSNMQVTITEDKCCLKFFPKHMGHTQDVGRTFLHGNERAELAGRLSQGVPVGRVLQDVRMAPIAASVERIHLLEKKDLHNIKRDFDIGYATKKHENDAVSVKLWVEEMKGQSDNPVLYFKQQKQVDSNFQDEDFILIIMTNFQAEQLLKYGEDKICVDGTHGMTAYDFQLFTIVVVDRYGAAMPVVFCFSNRGDMCLLSFYFKCVRERVGTVKTNVFMSDDAPAFYNAWSAVMGPVPNQLLCSWHIQRNWSQNLRRISGGSEKKSAVFSSLKRLQTELDIDVFSCSLEKVVEDLLNDPDTAEFGRYFLKMYCQRVEKWAYCFRHRLGINTNNYLESLHKVIKYSYLEGKKCRWLDKSLNALLCVVRDKVYEGLVKLSKRKQCSRPSRVKASHNDSSAITNGMILCRDEGLWEVLSSTGCEVYVVVKNSELICERKCSLKCNTCNICVHSYKCSCLDNILNFNICKHIHACAKSLSDAVQESEQCSLPSSADNEYVSALLSGNSEKSADTFEQDVMSHCETIVALSKGTQCGQETKAKVLKDLKKIISNLNKDFSFSEENTVNVNAKVESQARFFSTKQRRIL, via the exons ATGAGTGATTCCCAAGAAACGCTCTATAAGTGTGAGGAATGCAGTTCAGAGTTTAAAATGCGAAAGAACCTCTACGCCCATATGAGGAAAGTTCATGAACTTGATATCCATGTGTCTAAAAAAGGAAAAGGCAGTGAATTGTGTCCCCAGTGCGGAATTGCATTTATGAGATGCAGTTCATTAAAACGTCATCAAATAACTGTGCATAGCATGAAGTCGGAGGAAAACAGTCGGAAATGCCACATTATTTGCCCACAGTGCTCTCTCACGTTTCTCACCTATGACACACTGAGAACACATATTCAAGAGAACCATGACGTTAGTTTTGAGTGCCAGGAGATAGAATTTGGTTGTCTTGcag ACTTTGAAGAGTGGAAAATTTCTTACGAAAAAGTAAACCATGTTCGTTATGTAATGAATTGTTCGGAGCAGGAGCGACTAGAAAAACGTGTTCGATATTACCACTGCCATCGCTCTTTCAATTTCAATTCTAAAGGAACAGGTGCCAGGTGTGTCAAAAGTATGGgcacgaataaaataggcattaCTTGTCCATCCAATATGCAAGTGACAATAACAGAGGACAAATGCtgcttaaaattttttccaaaacataTGGGACACACCCAAGATGTTGGAAGAACATTTCTGCATGGGAACGAGAGGGCAGagttggcag gacggCTGTCACAGGGTGTTCCTGTTGGACGAGTTTTACAAGATGTCCGAATGGCACCAATCGCTGCAAGTGTGGAGAGAATCCATCTCCTTGAGAAAAAAGATTTGCATAATATAAAAAGGGATTTTGATATTGGTTATGCAACGAAGAAGCATGAAAATGATGCAGTGAGTGTGAAATTGTGGGTTGAAGAAATGAAGGGACAAAGTGACAACCCAGTACTGTATTTCAAGCAGCAAAAACAAGTGGATTCTAATTTTCAAGATGAAGACTTCATTCTTATTATAATGACAAACTTTCAGGCCGAACAACTTCTAAAGTATGGAGAAGATAAAATATGTGTGGATGGCACTCATGGCATGACTGCATACGATTTTCAACTTTTTACTATTGTCGTTGTTGATAGATATGGTGCTGCAATGCCAGTTGTATTTTGTTTTTCGAATAGGGGAGACATGTGCTTACtgtctttttatttcaaatgtgtgagaGAAAGGGTGGGCACTGTAAAGACCAATGTGTTTATGTCTGACGATGCACCAGCATTTTATAATGCATGGTCAGCAGTAATGGGACCTGTGCCAAACCAGTTGCTGTGTTCTTGGCATATACAACGGAACTGGTCTCAGAATTTAAGGAGAATTTCTGGGGGTAGTGAGAAAAAATCAGCAGTGTTTAGTTCACTAAAGCGACTTCAGACTGAACTGGATATAGATGTTTTTAGTTGTAgtctggagaaagtggtggaagacTTATTGAATGATCCGGATACTGCAGAATTTGGCAGGTACTTTCTTAAGATGTACTGCCAGCGAGTGGAAAAGTGGGCGTATTGTTTTAGGCACCGATTGGGCATTAATACAAACAATTACTTGGAGTCCCTACATAAAGTTATTAAATACAGTTATCTAGAAGGGAAAAAGTGCAGATGGCTGGATAAGTCATTAAATGCTTTGTTGTGTGTAGTgagagacaaagtatatgaggGCTTAGTGAAGCTCTCAAAACGTAAACAGTGCTCTAGGCCGTCAAGAGTGAAAGCAAGCCACAACGATAGCTCAGCTATAACAAATGGGATGATTTTATGCAGGGATGAAGGGTTGTGGGAAGTGCTTTCTTCCACTGGTTGTGAAGTGTATGTTGTTGTAAAAAATTCAGAACTGATATGCGAAAGAAAATGTTCACTTAAGTGTAACACCTGCAACATATGTGTACATTCGTATAAATGCAGCTgtttagacaacattttaaattttaacatatgtaaGCATATACACGCATGTGCCAAATCATTGTCTGATGCTGTCCAGGAGAGTGAACAGTGTTCCTTGCCCTCTAGTGCAGACAATGAATATGTGTCAGCATTGCTTTCTGGCAATTCAGAAAAATCTGCTGACACATTTGAACAGGATGTGATGTCTCACTGTGAAACTATTGTTGCACTCAGCAAAGGAACACAGTGTGGACAGGAGACTAAGGCCAAAGTATTGAAGGATCTGAAGAAGATCATTAGTAATCttaataaagatttttctttctcAGAAGAAAACACAGTAAATGTGAATGCCAAGGTTGAATCTCAGGCTAGATTTTTTTCCACAAAGCAGAGAAGGATTTTGTGA